The genomic stretch TTCTCTCCATGAGTAATTCGACTGTTTTCATCTCTTCCTTCAGAAAGAAGCAACGGGTCCACGATCTCAGGAACTCGTTCATGCAAAGCCCCATTAACGTAGTTATGCAGATCAAGGTCACCCACAAATATATCATCTGTTGGCCTCCTTCCTGTAATCATTTCTAGCAAAAGAATGCCGTAGCTGTAGACATCCCCTTGAGTTGATGCTGCATGACCCATTCCATACTCTGAGATTTTGTTTCTAGACATATTATTATTGGGTAGTAAAAcaaaaactatataaaaaaatataagtgaTTAAAATTAATCAAATGTTAGATTGGGGCATAAtggaccttcttttagaacaaATTAGCTACTATGCATCGGTGATTAGAGATCTCATgtaaatgtgaaaaaaaaaatttaaagaattaAATGTCCCAAAAGTTCTATATTTCTGTGCACAATTAAGTGACATCTTGACCATAAAAAGGttgtaaattataataattaCCTGGAGCTGCATAACCGATTGATCCTTTTATGGCAATAGTACTGCTGGTTCTTTGCTCGGAAGAAGTGTTGATGGGTTTTGGGAGAAGCCTTGCCAATCCAAAATCACCCACATGAGCAACAAGATCATTGTCAAGAAGAATGTTACTTGGTTTTAGATCACAGTGAACAATCTCAGCTTCGCAGTGGTCGTGAAGATATTGCAATGCTGAAGCCACATCAATTGCAATATTTAGCTTCTGAAGAAGATTAAGACTTCTTGAGCTTGTTGCCTGATCAGTTGTCTCTGAAGGATGCAGCCACAGGTCCAGATTTCCATTTTCCATGAACTCATAGATTAGAGCTTTGCATTCATCACCCTTGGAATCAATACTGGAGCAATAACTCACGATAGAAACGAGGTTTCTATGGCGAATATTTCTCAATGCTTTGCACTCGGCCTTAAAACTTTTGGAAGCCCCATTCTTTTGAAGATCAAGAACTTTGACTGCTACAAGCTTGTTGCCATGTTTTTCTAGCCTTCCTTTGTAGACAGCTCCAAAATTTCCTGAACCAATTAAGTTTTCTGGAGAAAATCCAGAAGTTGCATGAACAAGTTCATGGTAAGAAAGCCGTAAGAGCTCATCGATTCTTGGGGGCATGCTAGAGAATCCTGCCACCATTCTTCTTTCTCCTTTATGATATACCAAGAAATATAACAACAATGCACCGAGAACCAGAAGCGTTGCTGGTAAAACAATGGACAGCAATATGATAACCTTCAGCTTTCCTCTGTTTTTCCCCTTAATCACTGGGCAAGGTGGGAACTCCAATTCTGGAATGCCTCCACAGAGTTTGTTGTTGCCAGTCAATGATATTTGACTTGCATTCCTGAAAACCCCTGTGTTTGGTATCTCACCCTCAATGTCATTGTAGGAAAGATTTAAGTAGCTCAAAAACTGAAGCTTCTCAAGTTCTCTGGGTATTGGACCAGTcaagttattacttgaaaggtCTAATTGCTGGATGCTCTTCAAAGAAGCCAAATTTGGTGGAATTGTTCCTTGGAAAAAATTGGCTTGCATAAAAAGATTCGCCAGATCTGAACAATCAGCAAGTGATATGGGTATGTCTCCAACAAGTTGGTTGTGGGAAACATTGAAATCCACCAAATGTATAAGCTTTCCAACTTCAGGAGGCAGAGAACCACTAAACGAATTTTCACCTATTTTGATGTACATCAGTGATGAGTGCGTCTGCAGAAAATGTGGTGATATAATTCCAGTAAAGTTGTTTTGAGATATATTCAGATATTGCAAATTTTGACAGTTCATAAGAACATTGTCAAATATATTATCCCCTTCAAACTGGTTAAATGATAATTCCAGGTAGTATAGAGCTGTGGCGTTACATAGGGTAGAGACTATTTGTCCTGACAACTC from Coffea eugenioides isolate CCC68of chromosome 8, Ceug_1.0, whole genome shotgun sequence encodes the following:
- the LOC113779057 gene encoding putative receptor-like protein kinase At3g47110, encoding MANLSNQLTAFYLGGNQLSGTIPEGFGHLVNLYILALEENSLSGLIPRDFGKLQNLQLLALHYNELSGQIVSTLCNATALYYLELSFNQFEGDNIFDNVLMNCQNLQYLNISQNNFTGIISPHFLQTHSSLMYIKIGENSFSGSLPPEVGKLIHLVDFNVSHNQLVGDIPISLADCSDLANLFMQANFFQGTIPPNLASLKSIQQLDLSSNNLTGPIPRELEKLQFLSYLNLSYNDIEGEIPNTGVFRNASQISLTGNNKLCGGIPELEFPPCPVIKGKNRGKLKVIILLSIVLPATLLVLGALLLYFLVYHKGERRMVAGFSSMPPRIDELLRLSYHELVHATSGFSPENLIGSGNFGAVYKGRLEKHGNKLVAVKVLDLQKNGASKSFKAECKALRNIRHRNLVSIVSYCSSIDSKGDECKALIYEFMENGNLDLWLHPSETTDQATSSRSLNLLQKLNIAIDVASALQYLHDHCEAEIVHCDLKPSNILLDNDLVAHVGDFGLARLLPKPINTSSEQRTSSTIAIKGSIGYAAPEYGMGHAASTQGDVYSYGILLLEMITGRRPTDDIFVGDLDLHNYVNGALHERVPEIVDPLLLSEGRDENSRITHGEKTINGGREIDCIISLLKIGLKCSARLPNDRMHMNEVVRKLHLIKDVFLGVRVHQENVEA